A region from the Natronocella acetinitrilica genome encodes:
- a CDS encoding methylenetetrahydrofolate reductase, protein MKFDDEPVPGYSLPILPGHVSPGRLERVLRAGKFAITSEIDPPDSADPAEVLKRAAIFDGYVDAINATDGSGANCHMSSAGVCSLLTRVGYATILQISCRDRNRIAIQGEILGGAAMGACNLLCLTGDGVQAGDHPQAKPVFDLDSMSLLQIARMMRDEHRFESGRRIETPPRIFLGAAENPFAPPLDWRPHRLAKKVAAGAQFIQTQYCFDIERLRDFMSKVNDIGLLEGPERVFILPGIGPLASARSARWIRENIPGVYIPDAVISRLEGAANQKEEGKRLCMDLLHEIREIPGVSGAHIMAYRQEQSVAEIIEATGVLDGRKPWYPGRDNPKALNPESPGAVVH, encoded by the coding sequence GCTGCCGATCCTGCCCGGCCATGTTTCCCCCGGGCGACTGGAGCGGGTACTGCGGGCGGGCAAGTTCGCGATCACCAGCGAAATCGACCCACCCGACTCTGCCGACCCGGCCGAGGTCCTCAAGCGCGCAGCCATCTTCGACGGCTACGTTGACGCCATCAACGCGACAGATGGGTCCGGCGCCAACTGCCATATGTCCAGTGCCGGGGTGTGTTCACTGCTGACCAGGGTTGGCTACGCCACCATTCTGCAGATCTCATGCCGCGACCGTAACCGCATTGCCATCCAGGGTGAAATTCTCGGTGGGGCGGCCATGGGTGCCTGCAACCTGCTGTGCCTGACCGGTGACGGCGTGCAGGCCGGTGACCACCCCCAGGCCAAGCCGGTCTTCGATCTCGACTCCATGTCTCTACTGCAAATCGCCCGCATGATGCGTGACGAGCACCGCTTCGAGAGCGGGCGGCGCATCGAAACGCCGCCGCGGATCTTCCTCGGTGCAGCCGAGAATCCCTTCGCGCCGCCGCTGGACTGGCGACCCCATCGCCTCGCCAAGAAAGTCGCCGCCGGCGCCCAGTTCATCCAGACCCAGTACTGCTTCGATATCGAACGGTTGCGCGACTTCATGAGCAAGGTGAACGACATTGGCCTGCTGGAAGGCCCCGAGCGCGTTTTCATACTCCCCGGGATCGGGCCATTGGCCTCGGCCCGGAGCGCCCGTTGGATTCGCGAAAATATCCCCGGCGTGTACATCCCCGACGCGGTGATCAGTCGGCTGGAGGGGGCTGCGAACCAGAAGGAGGAGGGCAAGCGACTATGCATGGACCTGCTGCATGAGATCCGCGAGATACCGGGCGTCAGCGGCGCCCACATCATGGCCTATCGCCAAGAGCAGAGTGTGGCGGAGATCATCGAGGCCACCGGCGTGCTCGATGGCCGCAAGCCCTGGTACCCGGGGCGCGACAACCCGAAAGCGCTCAACCCCGAATCCCCCGGCGCTGTGGTTCACTGA